The segment GAGCGAGGAGGCACAGGCCGCATCGGTGATGCAGTTGGTGCCGCCTAAGTCGAAGCGGTTGGCGATGCGTCCGGCCACCACATTGCCCAGAAGTCCCGGGAAGGTGCTCTCCTGCCAGGGGGTGTACTGCGCGGCGATGCGGTCGCAGATCTCCTGGGCTTTGGACTCACCGATGCCCTGCTCGCGCAGCGCGCGCAGCCACTGGGGGCGCTGCAGACGCGAGGCAGCCTGAATCAAAAGCTCCTGGCCGGCGGTCACGCCTAAGATGATGCTCATGCGCTCTTTATCCATCGACTCGAACTGGCCTTTGAAGGCGTCGTCGAGCACCTGGCGCGCCACGATCAGCGCGAGGAGCTGGGTGGTGTCGGTGGCCGGGATCATCGTCGGCGGAATGCCAAAGGCCACCGGGTCGAAGTCGACGTCCGGCAAGAATCCGCCGCGCTTGCAGTAGGTCTTATCGGCGTCGCCCGGCTCCGGGTCGAAATAATCTTCGATGAGCCAGTGCGAGGGCGGAACCTCGGTGATGAGGTCGTTGCCCTCCATGATGTTTTGCCAGAAGCGTCCCGGGGAGGCCGAGGCCGGAAAGAGCGCGCTCAAGCCGACGATGGCCACCGGCGGGTGGTCGCCGCCGGCGTGCAGGTTTTTTTCCTGCGAGGTGCTGGCATCTGGCGAGGAGGGGGCCGAAGAAGGCGTGGGGATAAGAGGCATAAGTCCTACTGCGTCAAAAGCGCCGAGTGGGGGTCAGCGAGACTCGAGTTCACAACAAGAGGGTCCGAGCGTCGGGAGTGTGGACGCCCTGCGAGCCTGGTCAAGCCAGGGGGAGGGGCCGATGATCAAAGGCATCCGGAGGGATAGCCGCGCCGAAGGCGCGCAGCTGGGAGGCGCGCGTGATGCGGGCGGCGCCCTCCATCAGGTTGAGCGCCATCTGGTCGACGTGGCGTGCCTCCAGGGGCTCCAGAAAGCTGCCGCGCGCCCAGTCATTGAAGGCGCCCTGGGCCGGTCCCATCCAGACCTGGTAGTCGAGCTGGCGCCCGTCGACGCCCTCGATCGCCCAGCGGCTGGAGAGCCCCAGGTACCAGCGGCAGACCAGCGCCAGGCGGTGGCGCGGGTCGCGCTCGGCACGCGCAATCTCTTGCGGATCGCGGGTTTGAAAGAAGTCGCGCGTCTTCTGCCAGACATCTTCCATCGTCTGCTGGAAGATCTCGCGCTCAAGTTTCTCGCGAACTTCCGGCTCGATCGCCTCGATGGAGGGGTAGGTCGAGTACACTTCAAAAAGACGTTTGGCGCGGGCCGCGAAGAAGTTGCCACGCTTCAACACCTGAACTTCGACGCCCATCTCAAACATGTCGCCGGCCGGGCACATCGTCACATCGGCAAAACGGGCCTGGGCCAGCATCTCTTTGACCCCCGGCGACTGATTTGCCTCGACGCTGGCCTGGTTGATGGAGCCGGTGAGCACAAAGGCCGCGCCCAGCCCAAAGGCCGCGGCCACCGCCTGTGGCGTGCCCAGCCCGCCGGCGGCGCCCAGGCGCACCGGTGTGGCAAAGCCGTATTCGCGCTGAAGTTCGTCGCGCAGCCGCGCGATCACCGAGAAGAGCGGCCCCAGCGGGCGGCGGTCGGTGTGGCCGCCGGAGTCTGACTCCACCGTAATATCGCTTGCCACGGGAACTTCGAGGGCCAGCGCGGCTTCGTCGGCGGTGATCTTCTGCTCGGCCACCAGCTGATCGAGGAGCTTCTGCGGGGCGGGCTTCAGAAAAGGCTCGGCGACTTCCGGCCGCGAGATCTTGGCAAAAAGGAAGTTTGAGCGCTGCACCTGACCGTGGGCGTCGCGAAAAAGACCGCTCACCGCATACCGCACCACCGCGGGGGTGAGGCGCATAAAGGCCGAGGCGGAGACCCGGCGCACCCCGCGGCTCAAGAAGAGCTCGACGGTGGCCATCTCCAGGCCGGGCTCCTGGGGGGAGTGGATGAGGTTGGCGCCGAAGGGCAACTTCCGGGGGTTGAGCGCTTCCGCTGTGCGATCGATATAATCGACCATACGCTCCAGCGGGAGGCCGGCGGTGCCCAGAAAGCCCAGCATACCGGCCTGCGCCAGGCGAATCACCATCTCAGGGCTGGTGATGCCGTTGGCCATCGCCCCGCCCACATAAGGGAAGCGCAGGCCGTGGGTCTCGCAAAAGGCGCGATCGCTCAGCCACTCCGGGTACATCGGCGGCAGGGTCGCCAGGTGCTCAAAACCGGCGCGGGGGTCGAGGTGACGCGCATCGAAGCTCACGCCGACGCGCCCCCCGGAGGGCTCGCGCAGAATATAAGCGGTCTCGCGCACCCGGTGGGCCGCCTCGCGAAGCTGCGCCGGAGCAAAGGCCGGCGCCTGCGGCGCATCCGCCTCGGCGGCCTGCTCCGGGGCGCGGCTGGAGGTGATATCCATCACCATAAAGTAGGTCCTGCAAACGACATGATTCAGTGATCGCACCGCCCTCATTTTAACACGTGCAAGGCGGCGATGGGCCAATTTGGCGGGAGCATACAACGGGAGTTGGGGAAGGTACAGAGGGGGCTGTCGCTGCGAATTCGCTCGATCTGAGAGGAGGTGGTGCGGGCCCGGTGGGGGCCTCGTTTTTGCGTTTTAAGATGACCGTGGGTTGGGTGAAGTTCTTTGTTTATGCGGGTGAAAGACGACCCCGGGTCACGTTTGGAAGTGACCCTGGGTCAAGTTTGACCCAGCGTTTATGCGGGTGAAAGACGACCCCGGGTCACGTTTGGAGACGACCCAGGGTCACGATTGGAGATGACCCAGGGTCACGATTGGAGATGACCCACGGTCATCAACCCGCCACATACCTACCCTCCTGGACATGACCCAGGGTTGTACCTTCTCCAGCGTTTATACGGGTATGGGGCGACCCACGGTCGTCCGTCTACCCCGTCGCAAGCATGTGACAGGGGGTATGCACCCCGGCGGAAACGCGGCCAGGAAGGTGGCGGGATTGGACCGGAGCGTCCGACCGTTTACACTATCCACAGCGTGCGCCCGCGCCTTTGCCCCCGACTCTGCTGGAGAGAAACGATGACCACCCACCTTCCCACCGTGATCTTGAGGCATTGCCCCGACTACGAGCCCGAGCGTATTGAGCGCCTGGCGGTGGAGGGGCTCGACACGATGGGTTTGCAGCCCCACGGTCGCACCCTGGTCAAGCCCAACGTGGTGGCGTCTGGCGAGATGTTCCCGCACGCGTACACCCGCGCGGAGTTTGTGGAGGGCATCCTGCGCGCGCTGAAAAAGCGCGGCTCGAATATGGAGGAGCTGGCCGTCGGGGAGCGCAGCGGCATCACCGTGCCCACGCGCTACACCTTCAAAAACGCCGGCTACTACGAGATGGCTCGCCGCGTGGGCGACGTGAAGCTCTACCATTTTGAAGAGTCGACGCAGGTGGAGATTCCCCTCTACCACCAGGGCCGGTTGCGCGAGTCCTTTTATACGCCGGAGCCGGTGGCGAAGGCCGACTTTTTTGTGAACTGCCCCAAGTTCAAGGCGCACCCGTGGACGACGGTCACCTTCAGCATGAAGAATTACATCGGCATTCAGGATGATCGCCATCGCCTCATCGATCACGATCATGCGCTCAACTACAAGGTCGCCGATCTGCAATACATCACCCAGCCGCAGTTCATCGCCACCGACGCGATTATCGCTGGCGAAGGAAGAATGCTCACGCCGCTGCCTTATCGGCTGGACATGATGTTGATGGGCAACAACCAGGTGGCGTTTGACGCGGTCTGCTGCCACATCATCGGCGTCGACCCGATGACGGTCGATCATATTCGCCTGGCGCACGAGCGCGGCTTTGGGCCGGTGGATCTCTCGCAGATCCGCATCCTGGGCGATGTCTCGCTCGACGAGGCGAAGGAGCGCGCGGCAAACTTTGAGGTCGGGCTGATCCGCGTCGAAGAGTATTTTAAGGGCACCAACATCCGCGCGTATTCGGGCCGCCCCCCCAGCCAGACCGACGACTACTGCTGGGGCGGCTGCCCCGGCGCGCTGGAGGAGGCTATCGAGATCTTGCGCGTCTACGACGCCTCCACCGACGAGAAGATGCCTCCGATGCATATTGTGTTCGGGGCCTACGAGGGGACGATCGACGCTAAGCCTGGCGAAAAGGTCGTGTTTATGGGGGACTGCGCGACCTACCAGGGGGAGATTGGCGGGCAGCAGGTGCAGATCGACAGCCTCTATCGCGATCGCTCCGAGCTCAACCCGGAGACCTACAAGGTCGACGACATTTTTAAAAAGATGCTCAAGGTGGAGCAGAAGTTTCTGGGCGCGCGCAAGACGGACGTGATGCGCATCGCGGGCTGTCCGGTCAGCGTGGCGGAGCAGGTCTTGATGCTGGTGAAGCTGGGCAAGACCCAGAACCCCTACCTCGATCCGCGCACGTCGGTGGATTTTGTGAGCTGCTACCTCTCCACGCGCACCCGCACCGCGCTGAGCCGCATTTTGGGAACGCCCTACCAGCGCAGCGGTCCTTCGGTGCGCGGCGATGCTCGCCCGGCCCAGAACCTCCCGCCCGCCGGGGTGGAGAGCGAGAGCGCCTCGTAAGTTTTCAACCAGAGTTTTTTGATCAGGTTTTTTCGAGCAGGGAGGGGGCCGCGAGTCGGCGATCGTTCGCCGGCGGGGGAGGGGCGCGTTATGCCTGCTGCGCAGCGTTGCTATGGGGTAGGTCGATGACCGTGGGTCGCCGGAAAGGCGTATGAATAAAGGGGGAGGTGTGACCCAGGGTCGTTTGGGGTGGGGGAGGTATGAGGCATAATTCGGGTGAAGTTGAACGACCCAGGGTCATCGAGGTTGGTCGAACTGGAACGACCCAGGGTCGTCGAAAATGGTCGAAATGGAACGACCCAGGGTCATCGAAAATGGTCGAAATGAAACGACCCAGGGTCATCGAAAATTGGCAAATGTGGATGACCCAGGGTCATCGATTCCCCGCACAGATGCAGGGCAAAGTTCAACCCCCGGTCGCCTGAGCACGGGGTCGGCAAATACATTGAAAAAACGTCGCGACGTTGCGAATCGATACAGCGAGACGCTGGCGAAAGCTCGCCACTTTGCGCATCCTCGATCGCATCGAAGCGATGCCGACGCCCGCGCCAGCGGGGGAATGACGAACACTCAAAGATGGGGAGTTGTGATGGTGAAGTGGAGCGCGCTCTTTCGGAGAACCTTGATCGTGATGTTGCTGGCCGGGGCAGGTGTGGCCTGCGGGAGCGGCGACCCGGATGCGCGTCGCGCCCTCGATGGGGGCGAAGACGCCGGCGCTCCGGATGCCCCTGGGGAGGATGCCTCCCACGATGGGAGCCCCGATGACCCGGATACCGACACCTCGGTCGATGACGCCGGCGACGAGGTCGATGCCGACGCTGACGATCCGGACGATCCGGAAGATCCGGAAGATCCGGAAGATCCCGAGACGCCGGGCGCGGTGGATTGTGCGCCGCTGCCTGAGAGCGGCGGCACGATCGTGGAAGTCGACGCGTCGATGGCCGGGCAGCTCCCGCAGCTTGTGCGCCAGGCTCAGGCCAACACGACCTTCGTGCTGGCCGCCGGCACCTACGAACTCACCGAGACGCTGCATATTCGCGCCGAAGGCGTCACCCTGCGCTCGGCCGGTGACGACGCCGAGAGCGTGGTGATCGACGGCGGCTACAACGTCAACTCGCTGGTCTTTATCAACGCCAGCAACGCGACCCTCGCGCACCTCACTCTGCGTCGCGCGCTGCACCACCCCATCCACGTGACGCCCACCGGTGATGCGTCGGAAAACCTTTTAGGGACGCGTATTTACGGGGTGCATATCGTCGATGGTGCGCAGCAGTTTATCAAGATCAACCCCAACGGCGCGCGCAGCGCCTTTGTGGACGATGGGCTTGTGGCCTGCTCGCGTTTTGAGCTCACCGACGCCGGGCGCCCGCGCGTCGATCGCAGCGGCACCGGCTGCTACACCGGCGGCGTCGACGGTCACGCCGCGCGTGGCTGGGTGGTGCGCGATAACCACTTCAAAGACATCTACTGCGCCGGCGAAGGGCTGGCGGAGCACGCCGTGCACTTCTGGTCGGCCTCGCGCGACACCGTGGTGGAGCGCAACTTGATTGAAAATTGCGCCCGCGGCGTGGGGTTCGGGCTTTCGCAGAGCGGCGGCGATCGCAATTACGCCGACGACCCTCACCCCGAGGTGGAGGGGTATATGGGGCATATCGACGGGATGATTCGCAACAACATCATCGTGGCCGACATCGACTATTACGACACCGGCATCGAGCTTGCGCAGGCCCACGGCGTGCGCGTTCTTCATAACACCATCTATGACGCGGACGCGGCCAACCGCTTTAGCTCCATCGACTACCGCTTCCCCAATACATCGGCCGAAATCCGCAACAACCTCGTCGGTCGTATCACGCGCCGGAATGAGGCTGCGGGGGAGGTTGAAACCAACCTTGAGGGGGTGGGGGCAGCGCTGTTTGAAGATGCGTTCGGACTGGATTTTCATCTGGGGGCGTCGGCCACAGCGGCCATCGATCAGGGGGACGTCGTGGAAGACGCCGGCCTGGATATCGACGGGGAGCCGCACGAGAAGGGGGCCGCTCCCGACATCGGGGCGGACGAGCGTTGAGCGTGCCGGGACGTTGACCTTTTGCGGCGTTGCGAGGGGGTATGCGAATGACCGTGGGTCACGTCACACCCGCATACATACTGGCTAAGATGCAACCCACGGTCATCGCAGAAGGGGGAGGTGTGAGGCTTATCAGAGCGTGAGCGCTGAGAGTCGCGCGCGCTCTTCGGCGGCGCGGGCGCCGCGGTCGATGCGCTCCCATTGATGGATGGCCTGGCGTAGCAGGGGCTCGGCCAGCGCGCTCTGTCCGTGTCGGAGCGCGTGGTCGGCCCCGCGGCTCAAACACATTGCGATGTCCAGATCGAAAATTTTCGTGGCGTTCTGGTCGCGGATGAAGTTGTGCAGCTGCGTGCGCGCGTCCTCCCAGCGTTGAAGCTCGGCGTAAGCGGCGGTGAGCGCGGCGTAGATATAGGCGCGGTACGCAAAGGAGTGATCCTCGGGCATCCTCGCCACAAGCGCCTCGAAGGCTGCAAGTGCCCCCTCCAACTCGCCGCCGAAAAGATCGACGAGCGCGAGGTTCAGGTGCGCGATGTCGCCGATGCGCGCGCCGGTCTCGGCCAGATAACGAAAGGCCGTCTCGTAGAGCTCGCGCGCGCGGGCGTAGTCGCCCTGCTCCCGGGCGATCTCGGCGCGGGTATTAAAGGCGTCGCAGAGCGCCGAGGCGTGCCCGAAGCGCCGGGCCAGGTCTTCCTGCTGCGCGAGGAGGAGGTCGGCGTCGTCAAAGCGCCGCTGGCGGCGGCGAATCTCGGCCAGGCCATTGTAGGCGTCGGCCAGCGCGCGCACGGGCACCGGGAAAGTCTCCTCAAGGGTGGCGATAGCGTCGAGGTAGGTGGCTTCAGCCGCGGGGATCTGGCCCAGGAGCACCAGCGTCCAGGCCTTCCCCTCCTGGGCGCTGGCCCGGGAGGTGGCGTCGCCCACCTGGAGGTAGAGCGCCAGCGCCTGATCGAAGAAGTGCACCGCCCGGTCGTAGATGTTGAAGGAGCGGTTACAGCGGGCCAGCAGCTCGTTGGCGCGGGCGCAGGCTGCCGGGAGGTTCAGCGCGGTGGCGTTTTCCAGGGCGCGGGCGGCCTGCTCGGCGGCGCGCACTGACTCCAGACGTTCAATGTGGATGCGGGCTTCCAGAAGATCGAGGTGCACACCAGAGGCGCTCTGCCGGGGCAGCGCGGCGTGGTGGAGGCTCGCCAGGGCATGTGCGCTGAGACGCCGGGCGGCGCTGGTGTCGCCCTGGACCAGGTAGCGATCGCCCAGCTCGAGAAGATGCGGGAGCGCGTCGCGATGCGCGCCGGCGCCGGCCAGGTGTCTGGCGAGCTGCTCGCGGCTGGCGAGCGCGGCGGGCATGCCCTCACGCATCAGTTCCTCGGCCGCCGCGCGGTGAAAATCGGCAAGGCGCCCGCTCTTACGTGCATCTTCCAAAAGGGCTTCGCGCACCATGCCCTGCACAAACGCGACACTCTCGCGGGTGCCTTCTACAAGGCGCAGGCGCATCAGCTCGGCCATAAGCCAGGGCGGGGCCTCCACACCGGCGCGGGCACAGACCTGGCGCCACAGCGGCACCGAGACGAGCTGACCCAGGGTCGCCGCGACCTCCACAGCCTGGCGATACGGGCCCAGCGTCGAGGTTTGCATCAGGGTGCGCAGGCGCTCAGACCCCATGCTCAAAAGATCGTCAGGCAGGCTCTCTTCGGCCAGCGCCAGATCGGGGATCTCAAAGCCGCGGGGGCCGGGTTGAAGAATGCCGCGCTGGATCCAGTCGCCGACAAGCTCAATGGCAAAGAGGGGGTTGCCATTGCTGCGCTCGGCGATGCGGCGGCCCAGGTCATGGTGCAGGCCCAGGAGGTTGGCGACGAGCTGGTGGTGATCTTCGGGCGGGAGCGCGCGCAGGTGGATGTCGCTGACGCGCGCGTCGTCGGAGGTGGTGAGAAGATCGGCGATGAGAGCTTGCTCCTCGTCGCGCTCGGCCAGGGCTTCGTCGCCAAGGGTGGCGACGATGAGTATGGGGAACTGGTCTTCGGAGCGAAGCAGCTGCGCGCAGAGGCGCAGCGCGCCCGCGCCCCACTGCACATCGTCGAGGACCAGCACGAGCGGGCGCGTCGTGGCCCGGGCGCGGATCACCCGCGCGATGGTGGAGAGCTGTGCGTCCAGGGGAAGCGCGCTGCGATCTTCGAGGAGCTCGGCCAGCCGGGTCAGGGTCGGCGAGTCGAGCTGCGGGGGCAGCGCGCGCCCCAGGCGCTCGATGAGCTCCTCGCCGCTGAGCCCAACGACGCGCAGGTGGTGGCGGACCATCTCGACCAGCGCGGAGGTAGCGGTGGCGTCGGCCTTGAGCGTCGCCTGCATCGCGGTGGCAACGCCGAGCTCGCGGGCGCGGGTGGCCAGCCAGCTGGCAAGCCTGGAGGTGCCGGTGCCGGCGGCGCCGCGCACGATGACTAGTCCGCAGCGCTTGTGTGCGGCGGCGCTGCGCAGCGCCTCCCAGAGCTGGTCGCGCTCGGCTTTACGACCGACCATCGGGGTGGGGCGCAGGCCGAAGAGTCCCACCCCGACCCCACCCAGCCAGCGGGGCTTTGCCGCCGGAGTGTGTGCCGCCCGCCAGGTGGCGGGAAGGGGCGGGGCGTCGCTTGCTGCGGGGTACGCGGCGGTGGGGTTACCCCCGGAGGGGCGCGTAGAATGGGGCTGATCCTCAACCCCCGGTCGTTGGGAGGGGGGGAGGAGTGAGGGCGACTGTGGGGCGCGCGTCGCGGCGGCAACCTCGCTGAGCGTGGCCAGGGTCAGGGGTGTCGTGGGCAGCCGCCCGGGCAGGGTGGGGCTGGTGGGAGAATCCCACAAAACGCGATCGGGAAAGCGCGCCGCCGGCAGTGTCAGCAGCGCCCAGGCGGCGTCGGCCGCGCACGCAAAACGCGCGCGCGGATCTTTGGCCAGCAAACGCATCAGCCACCCCTGCAACCCCTCGGGGACGGCACCCTCGGGTACGTCGGGGTGGGGGATGGGCGCGTTGCTATGCTGATCGTAAAGCCCGACAAACGAGCGCGCGTCATAAGGAGGCCGGCCGCTCAAGAGCTCAAACGCCACACAGCCCAGCGCGTAGAGGTCGGTCCAGGGACCGAACTCCCGGCGCTGATCGGTGAACTGCTCCGGCGCCATGTAGAGGGGTGTGCCCGAGGCGTTATGCTCTCCGCTGGATTCGGCCGGGGAGGCGATGGCGTGGGCGATGCCAAAATCAGCGAGCTTAAAGCGGGTGTGTTCACCCCGGCCAAAGCGCAGGATGTTGGCCGGCTTGATGTCGCGATGCACCAGATCGCGAGCGTGCGCGTGGGCCAGCGCGTCGAGCAGCCCCAGCAAGAGCGCGCGGATCTGCGACCAGCTCATCGCCTCAGCCCGCTCTTCGAGGCTGCCCCCGTCGGCAAGCTCCATCACCAGGTAGGGGCTGCCCACACGAAGATCGGGGTGGTTGGGCAGCGGATCGTCGGCCAGAAGTTCGCCGTAATCGTAGACGTCAATGATGCCCGGGTGACGCAGGGAGGCCACCGCGCGCACCTCATCGCCGAAGGCCGCCTGAATGGTGTCGCGCGCCGAGTAGCTCGAGCCAAGCACCTTGACCGCAACCTCCTCGCCCTCCCCACGATGGCGGGCACGCCAGATCGCGCCCATCGCGCCGCGGCCGATGGGGTCGATAAGCTCAAACTGTTCAAAAAAGGATCGTCGGCTCAAAACTCGCTCCGGCCGCACCGCTGAGACGTCACTGTCGCTTGCGCACTTCGCTGACCTCCGGTCACTCCGCGCCCGGCTGACCCCCGGTCATAGAGGTGCCGGTCAGAGGTTATCGCGTCGCCAACGAGTGCTGCGAAGAGAGGTCGTCTTCAGGCTACCTACCGCTGCGTGTGGCGCAACCACCGCATGCGACTTTTCTACAGAAGTCGCCGGGGTTAGGCTGTCGCCGCACGCTATCACCCGGCTGACGTCTCTCGCATCCCAGGTAAGACATGTACGACAAGCTCCCCAACAACGCTCCTTACCCTGCACGGGGTAGTTATGCGGATGGTTACGAACCCGTCGCGCGGGTTTTTGCGCGTCAGCTGGAGCGCGGCGAGGAGGTGGGGGCCGGGTTTACGGTATATCGGCGAGGGGAGTGTGTGGTCGATCTCTGGGGTGGAATGGCCGATGTGGCGTCGAAAGCCCCCTGGCGCGAAGATACCCGCGTGGTGCTCTTCTCGGTGACCAAAGGATTTGTGGCCATGGCGCTGCATCTTCTGGCGAGTCGCGGCAAGCTCGACTGGGACGCACCGGTCGAGACCTACTGGCCCGGTTTTGCCCGCAACGGCAAAGAGGGCATGACGGTCGCCACCCTGCTCGGCCACCGCGGTGGTCTGGCGGGCCTGGACACTTCGCTGACGATGGACGATGTCACCAACCCGGCGCGCGCCGCCGTGCTCCTGGAGGCTCTGGAGTCGCAAAAACCTTTGTGGGAGGCAGGTTCAGACCAGGGCTACCACGCGATCACCTTTGGGATGTACGCCCGCGAGCTTTTTGAGCGCATCTGCCCCGGCGCCGATCTCGGGGAGTTCTTGCGTCGCGAGCTCTTTGAGCCCCTGGGCTCCGATGTGTACCTGGGCACGCCGGCGCAGTTTGATAAGGACATCGCGACCCTCTATCCGCCGGCGAAGCCGGCGCGGGTGGCGAAGATGCTCACCAACGCCCTGACCCAGCCTCAATCGACCGAGGCCCGCGTGCTCGGCCAGTTTGTGCGCCGCGGCTCACCGATGCGCCGCGCGTTTTTGAACCCGCAGGTCCCCGGCGATGATGTGACCGTCTACAATCAGCCGCCGGCGCGCCGCGCCGTGCTGGGCTGGGCCTCGGCCACCGGCAGCGCCCACGGCGTGGCCCGCGCCTATCTGCCTTTCGCCTCCAAAGGAAAGTTTGAGGGTCAGCGCTACCTCAAGGCCACCGCGCTCAAGTCAGTCTACGCGCGCCAGGGCTGGTCGCAGAACGACCTTGTGCTGCAAAAGCCCATCGGCTGGTCGCACGGGTTCTGCAAAGAGGAGCGCCACCTCTTCTCACCAAACCCCGAGTCCTTCGGGCACCCGGGCATGGGCGGCGCGCTGGGCTGGGCGGACCCGGTCGAAGAGATCGCCATCGGCTACGCGATGAACTTCATGGACTGGCGCATTCGATCGCCGCGCGCGCTGGCGCTCTGCCGGGCGCTCTATGATAGTCCCGGGGTGATTGAGGGCTGAGTTTTCCACAGCTTTCGCACAGGCCCTGTGCACAAAAAAAGCCCGCCCCACCTCTTAAGGTGGCGCGGGCTTTTTCGTTCACGCGCGGGCTCGAAAGTTAACACCGAAGCCCCGCGCGACGTGTGGCTCAGTTGGTGCAGACGTTGCCGGCGCGGCATTCATTGATAGCCGAGAAGGTGTCCAGCCAGCTTCCATCACATGCGGCGACGTTGATGCGATCGAGGCAGCGATCGAATTGCGTCTCGTTGATGCGACCATTGTCGCATTCGCTGGCCGGCCAGACTTCATTGAATCGATCTTTCTGATCGATGATGCAATCCGAGACCGATTCGTATTCGCCGCCATCTCCGATGTTGCCGCACTCATCTACTCGGTCGCAGTAGGTCTCGGCGGCCTCGTCGCGGTAGTCCTCACGCGTGGGCTCTCCGCATCCGAAGAGGGGGAGGGCCAGAGCGAGCATAAGAGACGATTTCAGAACTGCAGTGATGCGCATGTCATCCTCCATACATGAAAGCTAACTACCAACGAACTGAGGGGCGTACTTGCTGAGAACCTGCTGATGAAGCCGGAGTTGGAGAAGATATCGCCTTGGAGCGGAGAAGTAGTGGTAAGACCCCAGATCGCACAAAGTCTGGCGAAGGTGGAAGGAATCGTACATCTACAATCTATGGCGAGAAGGCCCACAACACGAAGTTGTCGGGCTTGATAAGGGGACGGGCCTCGCCGGTGCGACAGGCTGTCGCTTCGTGGCGAGAAGTTCTTGGGGTGAGCTGATAACGACTCTTCCCCAACCCCGGCTTCATCAACATCTGTTTGTGTAACCACCTGCTCTAAGGTTCAAGTAACGCCTTGCTAAGATTGGTTCGCGATCGCCGCCGAAAGGCGCCGGGATAACGCGATGGCCGCCCGGAGGCATTCCATCTTCAAAGGGTCCGACGCTGAAAGAGGCGGTTGCTCTCCCACACTGTAATCACATGTAGGATAAAAATCAAAGATTGCTCCCCCTTTCGGGGGAAATTTGGCCCGCGCGCTGTGTGCCGCGCGGGCCAGAAGATCAGGGGTCGAGGCCCTCGACCAGGGTCTGAAGGTTGTAGACGGCCATCTCCAGCTGCAGTTCATCCTGCACCCGGGCGAGCTGAGCCAGGCGCAGCTGGTCTTGCGCGTTGATCACATCGAGCTGGGTGGCCACGCCGTAGCGGAAGGCCGTCTCGGCCTGCTCCACACCGCGTTGGGCGAGCTCCAGCTCGGTGACGCCACTGTCGAGCTGAATGCGCGCGGCTTCGACATCGGCACGGGCCTGGTCGATCTCCGAGGCGATCTGGTGACGGGTCTGCTCCTGACGAAGCTCAGCGGCGACGCGCTGGGCCTGGGCCTGCTTGAGCTGCGCTTCGCGCAGCCCCCCGTCCCACAGCGTCCACTCCGCGCCCAGGGTCAGAATCCAGCGCGGGTCGCCGGGAGCAAGCGCGGTGGACTTGCCGCCGCCGTAGCTAAACGTCGCCGAG is part of the Lujinxingia vulgaris genome and harbors:
- a CDS encoding DUF362 domain-containing protein, with amino-acid sequence MTTHLPTVILRHCPDYEPERIERLAVEGLDTMGLQPHGRTLVKPNVVASGEMFPHAYTRAEFVEGILRALKKRGSNMEELAVGERSGITVPTRYTFKNAGYYEMARRVGDVKLYHFEESTQVEIPLYHQGRLRESFYTPEPVAKADFFVNCPKFKAHPWTTVTFSMKNYIGIQDDRHRLIDHDHALNYKVADLQYITQPQFIATDAIIAGEGRMLTPLPYRLDMMLMGNNQVAFDAVCCHIIGVDPMTVDHIRLAHERGFGPVDLSQIRILGDVSLDEAKERAANFEVGLIRVEEYFKGTNIRAYSGRPPSQTDDYCWGGCPGALEEAIEILRVYDASTDEKMPPMHIVFGAYEGTIDAKPGEKVVFMGDCATYQGEIGGQQVQIDSLYRDRSELNPETYKVDDIFKKMLKVEQKFLGARKTDVMRIAGCPVSVAEQVLMLVKLGKTQNPYLDPRTSVDFVSCYLSTRTRTALSRILGTPYQRSGPSVRGDARPAQNLPPAGVESESAS
- a CDS encoding PfaD family polyunsaturated fatty acid/polyketide biosynthesis protein → MVMDITSSRAPEQAAEADAPQAPAFAPAQLREAAHRVRETAYILREPSGGRVGVSFDARHLDPRAGFEHLATLPPMYPEWLSDRAFCETHGLRFPYVGGAMANGITSPEMVIRLAQAGMLGFLGTAGLPLERMVDYIDRTAEALNPRKLPFGANLIHSPQEPGLEMATVELFLSRGVRRVSASAFMRLTPAVVRYAVSGLFRDAHGQVQRSNFLFAKISRPEVAEPFLKPAPQKLLDQLVAEQKITADEAALALEVPVASDITVESDSGGHTDRRPLGPLFSVIARLRDELQREYGFATPVRLGAAGGLGTPQAVAAAFGLGAAFVLTGSINQASVEANQSPGVKEMLAQARFADVTMCPAGDMFEMGVEVQVLKRGNFFAARAKRLFEVYSTYPSIEAIEPEVREKLEREIFQQTMEDVWQKTRDFFQTRDPQEIARAERDPRHRLALVCRWYLGLSSRWAIEGVDGRQLDYQVWMGPAQGAFNDWARGSFLEPLEARHVDQMALNLMEGAARITRASQLRAFGAAIPPDAFDHRPLPLA
- a CDS encoding serine/threonine-protein kinase; the encoded protein is MSRRSFFEQFELIDPIGRGAMGAIWRARHRGEGEEVAVKVLGSSYSARDTIQAAFGDEVRAVASLRHPGIIDVYDYGELLADDPLPNHPDLRVGSPYLVMELADGGSLEERAEAMSWSQIRALLLGLLDALAHAHARDLVHRDIKPANILRFGRGEHTRFKLADFGIAHAIASPAESSGEHNASGTPLYMAPEQFTDQRREFGPWTDLYALGCVAFELLSGRPPYDARSFVGLYDQHSNAPIPHPDVPEGAVPEGLQGWLMRLLAKDPRARFACAADAAWALLTLPAARFPDRVLWDSPTSPTLPGRLPTTPLTLATLSEVAAATRAPQSPSLLPPSQRPGVEDQPHSTRPSGGNPTAAYPAASDAPPLPATWRAAHTPAAKPRWLGGVGVGLFGLRPTPMVGRKAERDQLWEALRSAAAHKRCGLVIVRGAAGTGTSRLASWLATRARELGVATAMQATLKADATATSALVEMVRHHLRVVGLSGEELIERLGRALPPQLDSPTLTRLAELLEDRSALPLDAQLSTIARVIRARATTRPLVLVLDDVQWGAGALRLCAQLLRSEDQFPILIVATLGDEALAERDEEQALIADLLTTSDDARVSDIHLRALPPEDHHQLVANLLGLHHDLGRRIAERSNGNPLFAIELVGDWIQRGILQPGPRGFEIPDLALAEESLPDDLLSMGSERLRTLMQTSTLGPYRQAVEVAATLGQLVSVPLWRQVCARAGVEAPPWLMAELMRLRLVEGTRESVAFVQGMVREALLEDARKSGRLADFHRAAAEELMREGMPAALASREQLARHLAGAGAHRDALPHLLELGDRYLVQGDTSAARRLSAHALASLHHAALPRQSASGVHLDLLEARIHIERLESVRAAEQAARALENATALNLPAACARANELLARCNRSFNIYDRAVHFFDQALALYLQVGDATSRASAQEGKAWTLVLLGQIPAAEATYLDAIATLEETFPVPVRALADAYNGLAEIRRRQRRFDDADLLLAQQEDLARRFGHASALCDAFNTRAEIAREQGDYARARELYETAFRYLAETGARIGDIAHLNLALVDLFGGELEGALAAFEALVARMPEDHSFAYRAYIYAALTAAYAELQRWEDARTQLHNFIRDQNATKIFDLDIAMCLSRGADHALRHGQSALAEPLLRQAIHQWERIDRGARAAEERARLSALTL